One Thalassotalea atypica DNA window includes the following coding sequences:
- a CDS encoding outer membrane beta-barrel protein → MRSSSNYLALTFSLSISSLSPSVLAATIERSENNFVFDFNEGNYFEAGIGAQYGYIDNFLNQSHGKQSTTFAKISADSFLQTHNDNHLLQIGADVDTIFFDDFKDDEHSNVNVRAKYFYKLADMQTLFSSIVFSNNYEYRGTGTSKGQALALDSGNEFDDKLLNLGYNYGRLDSVSKVSLLVGIKEREYKTRRQVTRTLDNEAKFAHVGVDYLMSEKTYFSFLVELEDIEYDYSKEQNREEIAILAGIKWEASELSQLTLMLGYETLSFDESVFDDDDIFKWRMSYDWRPLDYFSMQLRSGRSSEQSNEIERNYRVVDDYTLTSSYFISSHLNMRLQVAYRAEEIQFTTNTVDEDFLLFAPQLQYQVSERVKMRIGYEFITVSSDIGINEYDKNSFEIGINGQF, encoded by the coding sequence ATGCGCAGTAGTAGTAATTATCTAGCCTTAACTTTTTCTTTATCTATTTCTTCTTTGTCTCCGTCCGTTTTGGCAGCAACTATTGAACGTAGTGAAAATAACTTTGTTTTTGATTTTAATGAAGGTAATTATTTTGAAGCAGGCATTGGTGCTCAATATGGATATATTGATAATTTTTTAAATCAAAGTCATGGTAAACAAAGTACGACTTTCGCCAAAATTTCTGCCGATTCTTTTCTACAAACTCACAATGATAACCATCTTCTACAAATTGGAGCGGATGTCGATACAATATTTTTCGACGACTTTAAGGATGATGAACACTCGAATGTCAATGTAAGAGCAAAGTATTTTTATAAGCTTGCAGATATGCAAACGTTGTTTTCTAGCATAGTGTTTAGTAATAATTATGAATACAGGGGAACAGGTACGAGTAAAGGCCAAGCACTGGCATTAGACTCCGGCAATGAGTTTGACGATAAACTATTAAATCTAGGTTATAACTATGGACGATTAGACTCAGTTTCTAAAGTCTCGCTTTTAGTGGGAATCAAAGAACGAGAATACAAAACTCGTAGGCAAGTTACGAGAACGTTGGATAACGAGGCGAAATTTGCGCATGTAGGTGTAGATTATCTAATGTCAGAAAAGACCTACTTTAGTTTTCTAGTCGAGTTAGAAGACATTGAGTACGATTATTCAAAAGAGCAGAACAGAGAAGAAATTGCGATATTAGCTGGTATAAAGTGGGAAGCGTCAGAACTCAGCCAACTTACATTGATGCTTGGCTATGAAACCTTGTCTTTTGATGAAAGTGTGTTTGATGATGATGATATATTTAAATGGCGTATGTCCTATGATTGGAGGCCTCTTGATTATTTCTCAATGCAACTGAGATCAGGTCGCTCGAGTGAGCAATCTAATGAAATTGAAAGAAACTATAGAGTGGTGGATGATTACACGTTAACGAGTTCGTATTTCATTAGTTCTCATTTAAATATGCGTCTTCAAGTTGCCTATAGGGCTGAAGAAATACAGTTTACTACTAATACAGTAGATGAAGACTTTTTGTTATTTGCGCCGCAGTTACAATATCAAGTTAGTGAACGTGTTAAGATGCGCATTGGCTATGAATTTATTACTGTTAGTAGTGATATAGGTATCAATGAATATGATAAGAACAGTTTTGAAATTGGTATCAACGGACAATTTTAG
- a CDS encoding polysaccharide biosynthesis/export family protein, with the protein MNSPVLAGDYLLGSGDKIKITVYNEPDLTVEAKIDRTGIVSFPFIKDIAIIGMTTEAVELQVRNGLLGDYLVDPQVSVSVIDYRPFFIHGEVVKPGGYPYQEDLRLDKAIALAGGLANRASKSNWKITRSENGKTFTIEADISTVVLPDDIIKIEQSFF; encoded by the coding sequence ATGAATTCACCAGTACTTGCTGGGGATTATTTATTGGGGTCTGGTGATAAAATTAAAATCACTGTCTATAACGAACCTGATTTAACAGTTGAAGCTAAAATTGATAGAACGGGAATCGTTTCTTTTCCCTTCATTAAAGATATTGCAATTATTGGAATGACAACTGAAGCGGTTGAGTTGCAGGTTAGAAATGGTTTGCTGGGGGATTACTTAGTTGATCCACAAGTCTCAGTTTCCGTTATTGATTACCGACCGTTCTTTATTCATGGGGAAGTTGTAAAACCTGGTGGATATCCCTACCAAGAAGACTTGAGGCTAGATAAGGCGATAGCATTGGCAGGAGGACTTGCAAACAGGGCGTCTAAGTCGAACTGGAAAATTACTAGGTCAGAAAATGGAAAAACATTTACGATAGAAGCAGATATTTCTACCGTAGTATTACCTGACGATATAATAAAAATAGAGCAAAGTTTCTTTTGA